One segment of Sesamum indicum cultivar Zhongzhi No. 13 linkage group LG4, S_indicum_v1.0, whole genome shotgun sequence DNA contains the following:
- the LOC105160813 gene encoding WEB family protein At2g38370 isoform X1 — MAESAETKKVINPRVEIDTSPPFESVKQAVDRFGGSGPWIPAHLLRLAAPHNDVVFDAEKMEEQRVQLERDLIMKEQETLHVLKELEAAKRLVEDLRVNLVPEFSSCMDSPNEFLSPGLMFVELNQAKSNLNKTSDDLAVIQASVECLNRKLRRDKVLLEKRSKMQVQCCQGALSLDENHRRNPDVNNTVEVLMTLSEELKQANFEAEQFKKMTEASRYEVMKAMAEIERTKNSIKMAEMRLNAAKKMEEAAKAVEAIVLAERRARSNGENSEDGFVQKSDGITLSFEEYHALTHKAKQAEELCKTKFVDTNGLSQVDEACQLEEPVLEKFEETVKEDEQCREGDLINQEGSHRSNVIVEDCFSSTHVEHGPTRRSGNNSDKFKFKNRNTASLNGKESCVTKEKPTPGFRTTSIGDVLSRKLILQDDVVVGRHTENHTETRRVSLSQMLKEQSRLILHPSKRTGDRNVEKQYFVQRKKFGFIQVPIPIKQSKKKGQPLNVR, encoded by the exons ATGGCGGAATCTGCTGAGACGAAAAAAGTCATAAACCCCAGAGTGGAAATCGACACCTCGCCGCCGTTCGAGTCCGTGAAGCAGGCGGTGGACCGGTTTGGCGGCAGCGGCCCCTGGATTCCGGCTCACTTGCTTCGTTTAGCCGCTCCTCAT AATGATGTCGTCTTTGACGCAGAGAAAATGGAGGAACAGAGAGTACAGTTGGAGAGGGACCTGATCATGAAAGAGCAGGAAACACTTCATGTCTTGAAAGAACTGGAAGCAGCCAAACGACTTGTCGAAGATTTAAGAGTCAATCTGGTACCTGAGTTCTCCTCCTGCATGGATAGTCCCAACGAGTTCCTGTCTCCCGGTTTGATGTTCGTGGAGTTGAATCAGGCAAAATCGAACCTTAACAAGACGTCAGACGATCTTGCTGTAATTCAGGCGTCTGTTGAGTGTCTGAACAGGAAACTGCGGAGAGATAAGGTTTTGCTTGAGAAGAGAAGTAAGATGCAAGTACAGTGTTGTCAAGGAGCCTTGTCTTTAGATGAAAATCATCGGAGAAATCCAGATGTCAACAACACAGTAGAAGTTTTGATGACTCTGTCTGAGGAGCTAAAGCAAGCAAATTTTGAGGCCGAGCAGTTCAAGAAGATGACAGAAGCCTCAAGATATGAGGTGATGAAGGCGATGGCGGAGATAGAACGAACGAAGAACAGTATCAAGATGGCGGAAATGAGGCTAAACGCAGCcaagaaaatggaagaagCTGCTAAAGCAGTCGAAGCTATCGTGCTTGCTGAGAGAAGGGCTCGTTCCAACGGTGAGAATTCAGAGGATGGTTTTGTGCAAAAATCTGATGGAATAACTCTTTCGTTTGAAGAGTACCACGCTCTTACTCATAAAGCAAAACAGGCCGAAGAGCTGTGCAAAACCAAGTTTGTTGACACCAACGGCCTTTCTCAGGTCGATGAAGCCTGTCAGCTCGAAGAGCCTGTTTTGGAGAAATTTGAGGAAACCGTCAAAGAAGACGAGCAATGCCGAGAAGGGGATTTGATCAACCAAGAAGGGTCTCATCGCTCAAATGTCATTGTCGAGGATTGCTTTTCTAGTACACATGTGGAGCACGGCCCCACACGACGGTCTGGAAATAACTCTGATAAATTCAAGTTTAAGAATAGAAATACAGCTAGTCTCAATGGAAAGGAATCATGTGTAACCAAAGAGAAGCCGACTCCCGGTTTTAGAACCACTTCAATTGGGGACGTCCTGAGTAGGAAGTTGATTCTACAAGACGATGTGGTGGTCGGAAGGCACACGGAGAACCATACTGAAACACGACGTGTTTCTTTGAGCCAAATGCTGAAGGAACAGAGCAGACTTATATTACATCCGAGCAAACGAACAGGAGACAGGAACGTCGAAAAGCAATACTTTGTGCAGAGGAAGAAGTTTGGGTTCATTCAAGTGCCGATTCCCATTAagcaaagcaagaaaaaaggTCAGCCTCTGAATGTGAGGTGA
- the LOC105160811 gene encoding uncharacterized protein LOC105160811 has product MENAVSFRSSSLLPLNPTSFPSHLPTELRFSRLKRSSSEEWRRDKPLRIRKAFGSDENGQLDGFPNMPNKIFMEEVIGAEYGEGFETFRPEGPLKVDVDFLNDRMQEGFLQRIRYAMKPDEAYGLIFSWDNVVADTRGLKLHAWGQLASEEGKEIPGDDNVQRFLLYAGADHVLRKVLLWGKAEDDIDRLKSRLSQLYYENLLKLSEPVEGVNEWLDAVATSRIPCAVVSSLDRKSMVDTLEQMGLKKYFQAIVSEEDGMDSIAHRFLSAAVKLDRKPSKCVVFEDDPRGITAAHNCTMMAVALIGAHPAYDLGQADLAVGSFNELSVINLRRLFAHKGSTFMDLQKQVIEKTPRRRKLTTDTIF; this is encoded by the exons ATGGAGAATGCCGTGAGCTTCAGAAGCTCCTCTCTACTTCCCCTCAATCCGACGTCGTTTCCCTCTCATCTCCCAACTGAGCTCAGATTTTCG AGGTTAAAGCGCTCAAGTTCAGAGGAATGGCGTCGAGATAAACCACTGAGGATAAGGAAGGCTTTTGGGTCGGATGAAAATGGGCAGCTTGATGGGTTTCCTAATATGCCCAACAAGATTTTCATGGAAGAG GTAATTGGAGCTGAATATGGGGAGGGTTTTGAGACATTTAGACCTGAAGGTCCCCTTAAAGTTGATGTG GACTTCTTGAATGATAGAATGCAAGAAGGATTTCTCCAAAGAATTCGGTATGCCATGAAGCCTGATGAAGCCTATGGCCTCATATTCTCTTGGGACAATGTCGTG GCAGATACTCGAGGTCTAAAACTGCATGCTTGGGGACAACTTGCATCTGAAGAAG GAAAGGAGATTCCTGGAGATGACAATGTGCAAAGATTTTTGCTTTATGCGGGTGCTGATCATGTTCTACGTAAG GTATTGCTCTGGGGAAAAGCTGAAGATGATATAGACAGACTGAAGTCCAGGCTCTctcaattatattatgaaaatctCCTGAAA ctCTCGGAACCTGTGGAAGGGGTAAATGAATGGTTGGATGCTGTAGCTACATCTCGCATCCCCTGTGCAGTTGTTTCAAGTCTTGACCGCAAAAGCATGGTTGACACTTTAGAGCAAATGGGCCTGAAAAAGTATTTTCAg GCCATTGTGTCTGAGGAAGATGGTATGGACTCCATTGCTCATAGATTCCTTTCAGCAGCTGTGAAG TTGGACCGAAAACCCTCCAAGTGTGTTGTATTTGAGGATGATCCCAGGGGAATAACCGCAGCTCACAACTGCACTATGATGGCTGTAGCTTTAATCGGTGCTCATCCAGC GTACGATCTTGGGCAGGCTGACCTAGCGGTCGGCAGCTTTAACGAGCTTTCAGTGATCAATCTGCGGAGACTGTTTGCTCATAAGGGGTCGACGTTTATGGACTTGCAAAAGCAAGTAATAGAGAAAACTCCTAGACGGAGGAAGCTGACTACTGACACCATCTTCTGA
- the LOC105160969 gene encoding uncharacterized protein LOC105160969 (The sequence of the model RefSeq protein was modified relative to this genomic sequence to represent the inferred CDS: added 67 bases not found in genome assembly), with protein MVESFEGVLKKEWCREDLKVLTSQIKEHESLLRLKRRWLMDLPLSISEQKRVEETLPPEDKMLPESLLREDDVSYEDIRTCIEIGFGAHDYSKEPHCLEEDLRVFDSRYGLQDIYLLLDVMTNKGLYSFVEILTGGLIKFEKTNWSMKRTIKKLLPEVIATKNDNSKKKLKQLFLLLLDAKNFRGNQLVRSIASEAYRAAAVKVLDGLEDFPFRTLIAMHRKLKGVKGYIPSMQSQKSRRGRDSLIRVIKKMCMKMLSDLGNVKEPAEPLAGALGVAGLTLKLIMNCPGVRDFRKFSPETEALHNDIAKAIHLLDDSKRVSLIELKKVQFLLDPNSELSVRSLRMAVRNLLTEYLFECSDMEKVPDCLVETLDIINRRSQFSSRKKHSSSKIYSSPQELMKEVIQKEVEHVLAISAQAKEVLLDLHPEHEFDEDFDHAYVEDFDGNDDLYISDDDEHVGDISQHHEIHSYSSDCQTESIGETNPAESNSPVSTSERDDHSPLLSPVGRLNIPLDSMHITDAGLDETSGFVRSLSCKKSEVPDEQPIVEKQYPSGFTGELGQPYSDSLKVTTKQNLSSLCDSPARNSSYSDLKSEDSTSCSRDTPKYVGSDFLVEDTTIVSKQRKSGNQYLEVQEACDLTSMVAYHFVGHMLDKLAKSEGIELCQADRLYLRSYSSVPEDLEESLRKFLPSEFPGVWKDLLRR; from the exons ATGGT ATTAAGGAGCATGAGTCTCTCCTCAGACTCAAACGCAG GTGGTTGATGGATTTACCATTATCCATAAGTGAACAAAAAAGAGTAGAGGAAACACTTCCTCCTGAAGATAA GATGTTGCCCGAGTCATTACTAAGGGAAGATGAT GTAAGCTATGAGGACATCAGAACTTGTATAGAAATAGGGTTTGGAGCCCATGACTATAGTAAGGAACCCCATTGTTTGGAAGAGGATTTGCGAGTATTTGATTCACGTTATGGTCTTCAAGATATATACTTACTGTTGGATGTTATGACCAATAAAGgtttatattcttttgttgAGATACTCACTGGGggattgattaaatttgagaaaacaAATTGGAGTATGAAGAggacaattaaaaaattgctCCCAGAAGTTATTGCTACCAAGAATGATAATTCCAAGAAAAAACTGAAACAACTTTTTCTACTATTGTTGGACGCGAAAAATTTTCGTGGGAATCAGCTGGTACGCTCAATTGCTTCTGAAGCCTATCGTGCAGCTGCTGTCAAGGTACTGGATGGACTTGAGGACTTCCCTTTTAGAACACTGATTGCAATGCATAGGAAGCTGAAAGGTGTCAAGGGTTACATCCCTTCCATGCAGTCCCAAAAATCTAGAAGGGGACGTGATAGTCTAATCAGAGTAATCAAGAAAATGTGCATGAAGATGCTATCTGACCTTGGTAATGTGAAAGAGCCCGCAGAACCGTTGGCTGGGGCCCTAGGAGTTGCAGGCTTAACATTGAAGCTAATAATGAACTGTCCAGGTGTAAGAGATTTCAGGAAATTTTCGCCAGAAACTGAGGCATTACATAATGATATAGCAAAAGCTATTCATTTGCTTGATGATTCAAAAAGAGTGAGCTTGATAGAACTCAAAAAAGTGCAGTTTTTGCTGGATCCTAATTCTGAATTGTCTGTTAGAAGTCTACGGATGGCTGTACGGAATTTATTGACTGAATACCTTTTTGAGTGCAGTGATATGGAAAAGGTCCCTGATTGTTTAGTAGAAACTCTtgacattattaatagaaGATCTCAATTTTCATCTCGTAAAAAACATTCCTCTTCCAAAATTTATTCATCTCCTCAAGAATTAATGAAGGAGGTAATACAGAAAGAGGTAGAGCATGTATTGGCTATCAGTGCTCAAGCAAAAGAAGTTCTATTGGACTTGCATCCAGAACATGAATTTGATGAAGATTTTGATCATGCATACGTGGAGGATTTTGATGGAAATGATGATCTCTATAtttctgatgatgatgagcaTGTTGGGGATATTTCTCAACATCATGAAATTCATTCTTACAGTTCAGATTGCCAAACAGAAAGTATTGGTGAGACAAACCCGGCAGAGTCAAATTCACCTGTCTCAACCAGTGAAAGAGATGACCATTCTCCTCTTCTTTCTCCTGTTGGGAGGTTAAATATACCCCTGGACTCTATGCATATTACAGATGCGGGCTTAGATGAAACCAGTGGTTTTGTTCGTTCCCTGTCCTGCAAGAAATCTGAAGTACCTGATGAACAACCCATAGTCGAGAAACAGTACCCATCAGGATTCACTGGGGAATTGGGACAGCCTTACTCTGATTCTCTTAAAGTGACaactaaacaaaatttatcttCTCTCTGTGACAGTCCTGCCAGAAATTCAAGCTACAGTGACCTTAAAAGTGAAGATTCTACAAGTTGTTCCAGAGACACCCCAAAATATGTAGGTTCTGATTTCCTAGTGGAAGACACAACTATTGTCAGTAAGCAGCGCAAATCAGGTAATCAATACCTTGAGGTTCAGGAAGCTTGTGATCTCACAAGTATGGTAGCCTATCATTTTGTGGGTCACATGCTGGACAAGCTGGCCAAGAGTGAAGGCATAGAATTATGTCAAGCTGATAGATTATATCTCCGAAGTTATTCTTCAGTTCCAGAAGATCTTGAAG AATCTCTACGGAAATTCTTGCCATCCGAGTTCCCTGGTGTGTGGAAAGATTTGCTTCGGCGCTAA
- the LOC105160813 gene encoding WEB family protein At2g38370 isoform X2: protein MEEQRVQLERDLIMKEQETLHVLKELEAAKRLVEDLRVNLVPEFSSCMDSPNEFLSPGLMFVELNQAKSNLNKTSDDLAVIQASVECLNRKLRRDKVLLEKRSKMQVQCCQGALSLDENHRRNPDVNNTVEVLMTLSEELKQANFEAEQFKKMTEASRYEVMKAMAEIERTKNSIKMAEMRLNAAKKMEEAAKAVEAIVLAERRARSNGENSEDGFVQKSDGITLSFEEYHALTHKAKQAEELCKTKFVDTNGLSQVDEACQLEEPVLEKFEETVKEDEQCREGDLINQEGSHRSNVIVEDCFSSTHVEHGPTRRSGNNSDKFKFKNRNTASLNGKESCVTKEKPTPGFRTTSIGDVLSRKLILQDDVVVGRHTENHTETRRVSLSQMLKEQSRLILHPSKRTGDRNVEKQYFVQRKKFGFIQVPIPIKQSKKKGQPLNVR from the coding sequence ATGGAGGAACAGAGAGTACAGTTGGAGAGGGACCTGATCATGAAAGAGCAGGAAACACTTCATGTCTTGAAAGAACTGGAAGCAGCCAAACGACTTGTCGAAGATTTAAGAGTCAATCTGGTACCTGAGTTCTCCTCCTGCATGGATAGTCCCAACGAGTTCCTGTCTCCCGGTTTGATGTTCGTGGAGTTGAATCAGGCAAAATCGAACCTTAACAAGACGTCAGACGATCTTGCTGTAATTCAGGCGTCTGTTGAGTGTCTGAACAGGAAACTGCGGAGAGATAAGGTTTTGCTTGAGAAGAGAAGTAAGATGCAAGTACAGTGTTGTCAAGGAGCCTTGTCTTTAGATGAAAATCATCGGAGAAATCCAGATGTCAACAACACAGTAGAAGTTTTGATGACTCTGTCTGAGGAGCTAAAGCAAGCAAATTTTGAGGCCGAGCAGTTCAAGAAGATGACAGAAGCCTCAAGATATGAGGTGATGAAGGCGATGGCGGAGATAGAACGAACGAAGAACAGTATCAAGATGGCGGAAATGAGGCTAAACGCAGCcaagaaaatggaagaagCTGCTAAAGCAGTCGAAGCTATCGTGCTTGCTGAGAGAAGGGCTCGTTCCAACGGTGAGAATTCAGAGGATGGTTTTGTGCAAAAATCTGATGGAATAACTCTTTCGTTTGAAGAGTACCACGCTCTTACTCATAAAGCAAAACAGGCCGAAGAGCTGTGCAAAACCAAGTTTGTTGACACCAACGGCCTTTCTCAGGTCGATGAAGCCTGTCAGCTCGAAGAGCCTGTTTTGGAGAAATTTGAGGAAACCGTCAAAGAAGACGAGCAATGCCGAGAAGGGGATTTGATCAACCAAGAAGGGTCTCATCGCTCAAATGTCATTGTCGAGGATTGCTTTTCTAGTACACATGTGGAGCACGGCCCCACACGACGGTCTGGAAATAACTCTGATAAATTCAAGTTTAAGAATAGAAATACAGCTAGTCTCAATGGAAAGGAATCATGTGTAACCAAAGAGAAGCCGACTCCCGGTTTTAGAACCACTTCAATTGGGGACGTCCTGAGTAGGAAGTTGATTCTACAAGACGATGTGGTGGTCGGAAGGCACACGGAGAACCATACTGAAACACGACGTGTTTCTTTGAGCCAAATGCTGAAGGAACAGAGCAGACTTATATTACATCCGAGCAAACGAACAGGAGACAGGAACGTCGAAAAGCAATACTTTGTGCAGAGGAAGAAGTTTGGGTTCATTCAAGTGCCGATTCCCATTAagcaaagcaagaaaaaaggTCAGCCTCTGAATGTGAGGTGA